CAAGACCATGGAGATGCCCGTGTCGCAGGAGCTCCTCGGCAGGGTGTTTGACGGGCTGGGCAGGCCAAACGACGGCCTCCCGGAGCCGATCGCCGACAAGTTCCTCGACGTCAACGGCGAGCCAATGAACCCTGAAAGGCGCGAATACCCGACGTCGTTCATCCAGACAGGCGTGTCGGTGATCGACGGCATGCTCACGCTAGTGCGCGGCCAGAAATTGCCGATATTCTCCGGCTCTGGCATGCCCCACAACATCTTGGCTGCGCAGATTGCGCGCCAGGCGTCCGTCGTGGGCACCAAGGAGGATTTCGCCGTGGTGTTTGCGGCAATCGGCGTGCAGTACTCGGAGGCGCAGTATTTCAAGCGCAGTCTCGAAGAGTCTGGCGCGCTCAGGCGTTCCGTGCTGTTCCTCAATCTCGCAGACGACCCCGCAATCGAGCGCATCATCACTCCAAGGGTGGCGCTGACGGTGGCAGAATACCTTGCGTTTGACCTTGGCATGCACGTGCTTGCAATACTGACTGACATGACCAACTATGCAGAGGCGCTGCGCGAAATTTCCGCGGCAAGGGAAGAAGTGCCTGGCAGAAAGGGCTACCCTGGCTACCTTTACACCGACCTTGCAAACAACTACGAGCGCGCAGGCAGGATAAAGGGCAAGAACGGCTCTGTCACGCAGGTGCCGATCCTCTCGATGCCGGCAGACGACATCACGCACCCTATCCCTGATCTTACAGGATACATCACCGAGGGCCAGATAGTGCTTGGCCGCGACCTGTTCAGAAAGGGCGTCTATCCGCCAGTGAACGTGCTGTCCTCGCTGTCGAGGCTCATGAAGGACGGGGTAGGCGAGGGCAAGACGCGCCCTGACCACCCGGAGGTGGGAAACCAGATGTACGACCTCTACTCCAGGGCGCAGGAAGTGCGCGCGCTGGCAGAAATCGTCGGCCGCGCCGGCCTTACCGGCACCGACCTGAAGTACCTGGACGCCGGCGACATGTTCGAGAACCACTTTTTGAAGCAGGCTCCGGACGAGAACAGGAACCTCGACGAGACGCTCGCAAGGGCGTGGGAAGTGCTGTCGACGCTCCCAGAGGCCGAGCTGACCAAGATCAAGGAAAAGCACATCAAGGCGTACTACAAGGGTAGCAAGTAATAATGTCTTCAAGAAGGGTAACTGCAACAAAGATCGAGCTAATCAAGATACGCCGCTCGATGCAGGTAGCCAAGATGGTGCACAAGATCCTTGACGACAAGCGCGAAGTGCTCCTGAAAAAGATCGACGAGATGATAGAGGAGGCCAACAAGGCCAGAGAAGACATCTGGTCCCCGCTTGGCGAGATCTATTCAGCCGTCTACACCGCCTACATGTCGCTTGGCACCACCACGCTTGAATCCATCTCTGATTCCACTCCGAGCGTGATGGAGACAGACGTCAACGTGCGCAGAATAGTCGACGTCAAGATCCCGACCCTGACCGTAAAGACGCGCGAGGGGAGCCAGCACCTCTCTTACGGCTTCATAGAGACGAACGCGTCGGTCGACAAGGCGTCGAAACTGATAAAGAACATGCTCCCGTCCGTGTGCAAGGCCGCCGAGTACGAAAACGCGATATTCAGCCTTGCAAAGGAGCTTGAGCGCACGCAGAAACTGATCAACGCTCTGGAATACATCATCATCCCGCAGTACCAGGAGGCCGTCTACTTCATCAAGGCGACGCTTGAAGAGCGCGAGCGGGAGGAGTTTGTCAGGATCAAGAAGGTTAAAGTAGTCCTTGACAGGAAAAAGCTGGCAGAGGCAGAGGCGACGACAAGCACATGAGCAATGATATATCAAACCACTTTGAAAAGGCCAAGGCGCAGCTAAAGTCCGAGCGCGACTCTCTGGAGCAAAGGATAAAGGAAGAGATCGCGCAGAGCAAGCGCAAGGCGCTGTCAAAGGTCTAACAACCCCTCTTCTTTCCTCCTCCACACATTTTCTTGCACCGTTTTTGCGTGTAAAATTTACATTATTTTGCTGTAGTTACTATTAAATAGGGCTTTTCATGCCAAAGCCCTAATGATGCAACTGAAGGTAAGAGGCGCACTTTCACTTTTGACAATTCTCGCGGCAGTTGTGTTTGCAGGCGTTGCGTTTGCAAGCCCGGCTGTCTATGCGCAGGAAGCAGAGCCCGCTCCCGCCGCAAGTAGCAACGCGTTCAAGTTCCTCGCTGCGGGTATCGCATTCGGTCTGGCAGCGCTTGGCGCTGGCTTTGGTCTTGGCTTTGTGGGCGCAGCAGGTCTTGCGGCCATCAGCGAGAACCCAAAGATGCAGTCCAGCGTGTTCATTATCGTGGGTATGGTCGAGTCAATCGCCATCTACGGTATAGTCATGATGTTCATCATCCTCGGCCAGTAAAAGAAGGAACGAACATCATCAACATCACAGCCGCCGACAGGCGGACACACACACGCTTTTCTTTTCTTCCTTTTTTCATTTTCAAAAACAACAGCTTGTTTTCTATAAAACAACAGCGCTTGCATCTCAGGGAAAGGATTTTAAAGAGATCGTCTTTTCTTCATGCTGAACTATATTATGGGGCTAGCCAAGCTGAAAAAGGCAACCGTGATCCTGCCGAGGATGGAAACGCAAGCTGCCGTCAGCAAACTGGCCGAGCTTGAATGGTTCCACCCCATACAGAGCTCTTCTGCTTCTGAACACATCAACCCGTACTATGACGACCTTCTCCTAAAGGCGCAAAAACTCTACCAGGACATCGACGAGGTGATAAAGGCGCTAGGCATCCCCGCAGAGACGGGCGTCCTTGCGACGATGTTCAAGGGCGCGCCAAAGGGCAAGACCGACTACCACATCGACAACATCCAGGGCTTTATCGCCGACCTCGAGGACAGGGCCGCAAGGGAACTGGAAGGCGCAAGGAAGGTAATCGGCGAGCGCAGCATGGCGCAAAAGTCGCTTGAAGAATACTCGAACCTGAAGGCGCTCACCGAGAACGCGGCGAGCCTGAGCATGGACCTGACGCGCCTTGGCACCCTGACAAAATTCTACGCCGGCATTTACATTGTTGATTCGACCGACGAGGCCGAGATAAGAAAGAGCCTTGAAGACCTTGCGGTATACTCTACAAACCTGGGCGAGAAAAAGACCGCGCTCACCATAGTCGGCTCGGCCGAGGACGCAGAGAGGATAGCAAAGGTGATGCGCAGCTTTGGCATCAACCCGCTCCAGATACCGGCAAACATGCCCCAGAACCCGAACGTGGCGTTCTCGGAGGCCAGCGCAAAGGTCAAGGAGCTTGAAGCCCGGGTAGCGCAGCTGGACAAGGAAATAGTAAAACTGAAAGAGTCGATAGTCACAAAGGTGCTTTCGCTGCGCGAGGCCGCCGGCGTGGCAAAGGACGTGCTTGAAACAACGAGAAAGCCGGGCGGAACGAAAAACTTTGCGGTAATAGAGGGCTACATCCCGGCGGACATGGAAGGCAAGTTCAAGAAACTTGCCGGCGACGACTATGTCTCCGTGGTCGAGGACACGGGCGTGACCATCGACCTCCAGGATTCCGGCAAGCCCACGATGCCTACGCTTCTTTCTAACAAGGGATATTCCAAGAACTTTGAAGTGGTCACCGAGACGCAGGGCCTTCCGAGGTACGGCGAGACCGACCCGACCAAGATAATCTCCTTTGTCTGGCCGGTGTTTTACGGCCTGATGTTTGCGGACTTTGGGCACGGCATCCTGCTCTTTGGCCTCGGCATGCTGTTCAGGATACGCGGAAACGGCAGGCTAAAGATGTGGGGCACGCTAGTGGCCGCAAGCGGCCTTGCAGCAGCAATCGCCGGCCTTGGAACGGGGGAGATGTTCGGGTTCCATTTCGACGAGCTTGCAGTGCTTGGAGACATTGCCCACGCGCTCCCGTTCGTGGGCCTGCTGTCCGTTGCAGAGCTGACGTTTGAGCAGGTGGTAAAGATACTTGCCGTGTCCGTGGCCGTGGGAATAGGGCACCTGCTGATGGCGTTCATACTGCGCCTGCGGGCCGACTGGCGCCTAGGCAACAAGCTGATGGTATACACGCACGACATACCCGCCATAATCCAGTACCTCGCCGTGGTCTCGCTCATACTGACTGCCATCGGGGCGCAGTACGACATCATCGGCATGTTCCTGTCAAACAAGACGTACGGCCCAATCCCCTGGATAAGCGACGTCTTTCCCTGGGTGACGGTCGGCATGGTGGCAAGAGCCGCCCCGCCCGTGATATTTGCGTGCATCGCAATCACCATCATCGGCGGCATGAAGGAGGAAAAGCACCT
The sequence above is drawn from the Nitrososphaera viennensis EN76 genome and encodes:
- a CDS encoding V-type ATP synthase subunit B: MPETASGIEYTKVAEIKGPLMVIDGITKASFDELVEIETAEGERRLGKVLEVGFGKAVVQVFEGTTGLTVSGTKAKFLGKTMEMPVSQELLGRVFDGLGRPNDGLPEPIADKFLDVNGEPMNPERREYPTSFIQTGVSVIDGMLTLVRGQKLPIFSGSGMPHNILAAQIARQASVVGTKEDFAVVFAAIGVQYSEAQYFKRSLEESGALRRSVLFLNLADDPAIERIITPRVALTVAEYLAFDLGMHVLAILTDMTNYAEALREISAAREEVPGRKGYPGYLYTDLANNYERAGRIKGKNGSVTQVPILSMPADDITHPIPDLTGYITEGQIVLGRDLFRKGVYPPVNVLSSLSRLMKDGVGEGKTRPDHPEVGNQMYDLYSRAQEVRALAEIVGRAGLTGTDLKYLDAGDMFENHFLKQAPDENRNLDETLARAWEVLSTLPEAELTKIKEKHIKAYYKGSK
- a CDS encoding V-type ATP synthase subunit D; translation: MSSRRVTATKIELIKIRRSMQVAKMVHKILDDKREVLLKKIDEMIEEANKAREDIWSPLGEIYSAVYTAYMSLGTTTLESISDSTPSVMETDVNVRRIVDVKIPTLTVKTREGSQHLSYGFIETNASVDKASKLIKNMLPSVCKAAEYENAIFSLAKELERTQKLINALEYIIIPQYQEAVYFIKATLEEREREEFVRIKKVKVVLDRKKLAEAEATTST
- a CDS encoding ATP synthase subunit C — translated: MMQLKVRGALSLLTILAAVVFAGVAFASPAVYAQEAEPAPAASSNAFKFLAAGIAFGLAALGAGFGLGFVGAAGLAAISENPKMQSSVFIIVGMVESIAIYGIVMMFIILGQ
- a CDS encoding V-type ATP synthase subunit I, which codes for MGLAKLKKATVILPRMETQAAVSKLAELEWFHPIQSSSASEHINPYYDDLLLKAQKLYQDIDEVIKALGIPAETGVLATMFKGAPKGKTDYHIDNIQGFIADLEDRAARELEGARKVIGERSMAQKSLEEYSNLKALTENAASLSMDLTRLGTLTKFYAGIYIVDSTDEAEIRKSLEDLAVYSTNLGEKKTALTIVGSAEDAERIAKVMRSFGINPLQIPANMPQNPNVAFSEASAKVKELEARVAQLDKEIVKLKESIVTKVLSLREAAGVAKDVLETTRKPGGTKNFAVIEGYIPADMEGKFKKLAGDDYVSVVEDTGVTIDLQDSGKPTMPTLLSNKGYSKNFEVVTETQGLPRYGETDPTKIISFVWPVFYGLMFADFGHGILLFGLGMLFRIRGNGRLKMWGTLVAASGLAAAIAGLGTGEMFGFHFDELAVLGDIAHALPFVGLLSVAELTFEQVVKILAVSVAVGIGHLLMAFILRLRADWRLGNKLMVYTHDIPAIIQYLAVVSLILTAIGAQYDIIGMFLSNKTYGPIPWISDVFPWVTVGMVARAAPPVIFACIAITIIGGMKEEKHLKAEGKESPHGGMVGIIVETVMVRTIEMLANTISYSRLGIMLLVHSALLVTVNNSFEHGGGLAILIGGNIGIMMIEGLIVYIQTIRLHLYEWFPKWYKSDGVTFKKLVPNMLYTNLVWKEDGSSGKKKQ